One stretch of candidate division WOR-3 bacterium DNA includes these proteins:
- a CDS encoding T9SS type A sorting domain-containing protein, which produces YPYVGVEILDPPRTVPAKNLAIINNQTYVWPYNGLPDNIQIQFMDGTITSPSGSANDFSTCNSAGPFTLAPGESKVVAFAILGGTNLADLQANADTAYNRYWNWTGVKEREGGEVSFGVRLYPLVSDGRLNLAYKGYDGGLRVAVYDVMGRKVDECSWRNLSGDGVVSLDLSRFANGVYFVGIEAGSRSVVEKVILVK; this is translated from the coding sequence GTATCCGTATGTTGGGGTTGAGATATTGGATCCGCCGCGGACGGTGCCGGCGAAGAATTTAGCGATCATCAACAATCAGACGTATGTTTGGCCTTATAATGGTTTGCCGGACAATATCCAGATACAGTTTATGGATGGTACGATAACGAGTCCGTCGGGTAGTGCGAATGATTTTTCTACGTGTAATTCAGCGGGTCCGTTTACCTTGGCGCCGGGTGAGAGTAAGGTTGTTGCGTTTGCGATATTAGGTGGTACGAATTTAGCGGATTTGCAGGCGAATGCGGATACGGCGTATAATCGTTATTGGAACTGGACTGGAGTGAAGGAGCGTGAGGGTGGTGAGGTATCTTTTGGGGTTAGGCTTTATCCTTTGGTGTCGGATGGTCGGTTGAATCTTGCGTATAAGGGTTATGATGGTGGTCTTAGGGTTGCGGTTTATGATGTGATGGGTCGTAAGGTTGATGAGTGTAGTTGGCGGAATTTGAGTGGTGATGGTGTGGTTAGTCTTGATCTTAGTCGGTTTGCGAATGGTGTTTATTTTGTGGGTATTGAGGCGGGTTCGCGGTCGGTGGTAGAGAAGGTGATACTGGTGAAGTAA